The Fulvia fulva chromosome 1, complete sequence region ATTCTTTGCGCCATTTGCGCAGAACTCATCGAATGGTCCAGCACCGAGCTCTGTGTTTGTACCAACTCCGGTGGTTCCGGGGACTACATCGTCGAACCCGTTCCAGAGCAACCCTTTTGCGCAACTCGGACAGAACTTGCTTAATGATCCGGCGCCGATCTTTGCACAAACACCGGATCCACAGACTTCACAAGTGGAGCAAGCAACTGTACAGGATGAGAATATGGAGGGTATGGACGGAGAACAGATGGAGGGCATTGCGCAAGAGGGGATGGAAGGTGTGGAGCAAGGCCAGATGCAAGGTATTGAGCAAGCGCAGGCTACTGCCACACAGCAACCCAATGGTGACGACACAGTGCCCACGGCGAATCATGACGCTCGGTATTGTCCATGTGGTCGCGGTCTCGACGATGGCAAGTGTCGGAACCGGACCTGCCTACACGAGAAAGCACGTGTCGATCGTACGCTTGCTGCAGCCGACGCCAAGGTCACGAACTCGACGACAGTGACTGATGCTGAGTCCAAGAGCCCCTGTCCTTCATGTAGCTCTCGGCGCGATGGGGACTTCTGCGCCAGCTGTCTCGCGCGGGATTTGAAAGTTTTCACCGACAGGATGCCAGCCGACATCGACAACAGCGTCGCGTATACGAAGTGCGTTGCCTGTGACTGGTTCTACTCGGGCACGATGTGCTCTAATCAAGACTGTCCAACGCGGGAACACGTCGGCGAGGATGGCAACCCCAACGTGCAGTCGTCGGATGTTGCCGAGACAGGACCGGCGCATGCGGAAGATACAGGCATGGAGGATGATCTTGGCTCTACAGCAGTAGAAGATCTTGAGCCGCTCAACACGCAGGAAGACGGGCCATTTGGAGAACCATCACGCGACCAGGTTTCGAAAGCACAACCATCAGCTGGAGCAGAAAAATCTGGCGATTGTGAATGCACGAAAGCAGCAGTGCGAAACGCAAAAGGAGCTTGCTACGCGAAATGAGGCGAACACCAACCTTGTCAGAAAGACTGTGGCGTTGAAGAGGCATCTCAAGGCTTCAAAAGCGGCGGCGCGCTCTGCTTTGAGCCATGGTCAGAAGCAACACGACAGGGCGAAGACATTGCTTGATCACGAGGAGAAGCAACACGCTAGGACCAAGCAATTGCTCGACAATATGGTCGAGACTGAAATTGACCGCGTGGCAGAGAAGATGAGCTGGTTGGGGAAGAAATCTGCTCTTGAGAGCGAATTGCGAGACTCACAGCTGACGATCGAGGAGATGCAGGAGAAGTTGAACATGAAAGACAATCTGGTGGCCCAGACGATCGAGGATATCAAGCCGCACTTTGCTGAAGTTGAGGCACTTTCACAGAAGACAAAGTTGCTCGAGGTGAGTAACAAGCGCTTGACTGATCAGCTGGAGCAGCAGCGAGAGACCACAGGTCGAGTAGTACGAGCGCTAAAAACCGCCGACACCTTGCTGGAACATGCTCGGAAAGATATGTCGGCAATGAAGCAAGAGCTCGGCGAGGCACTCGAGAGCTTTGAAGCAAAGTCTCAAGAGCAGAACGAGATTGTGGTCGAGCTCAAGAGGAGACTAGTCGTGAGCGAGCAGACCGCCGGGCAGTCTAACTCCACCCAAGGAGCAGGTGCATCTGCCAAGCCAGATATCTTTGGCACGCACAAAACGCCTGCGGAAAAGGAGATCAAACAACTGGAGAGGAACAATGTGATACAAGCGCAGTCTCTGAAGTTTGAGAAAGACGCGCGTGAGAAGGCCGAGCAACAGCTCGCTACAGCAATCGAAGAGAAGAGAAAGAAGGAAGAGAAACTTGGGAGGATTGCGCAATGGTTTGCAAAGATGGTCGACAGCCGCGTCAGATTCGAGGAAAAGATGGAAGGCATCAAGGGCGGATGGCAGCATCGTGGAAGCCTGAAGCCGCGATCACAGCAATCACAGCGGTCGGCGCAGCCGAAGAAATCTCAGCCAACTCCTACCTCATCAGGTCAATCGGTTAGTACGGAGGCCAACAAGGACAATGAGACAGACCCCTTCGTGCAATACATACAGACGGCTCAGAGTTGGCTTCGAGAGGGCGCAAGAGACACGATACGTCAGACAATGATGAGCAAAATCGACGATCTGCTCAGGAAGAAGTACACAAATGCCAACTTCGACAAAGAACAGCTTGCAAAGGCAAAAGCGGCTGTTCCATCACCTTGGATCCGCCAATTCGCAGAGATCATCGACACTGTGCACGACACTACAGCCGGTCAAAAGAGGTTGAAGGATGCCATTAACGATCTCGGGAGGAACAGGGACGAGGCTCTGTTGAAGGCCGGACTAGCGATTCCGGGGCCGGTTCAGTTGACCAAGTCGTGAGCGGGTAGAGATGTGCCAACAGCCCAGCATTGCAGAAGAAGACACGGCAGCGAGAAGTACAACAAAAAACATGTGGAGATCCGCGAGGATGATGCATGTGTACTAGTCGCTGTCGTACGGGCTTCTTGGTGGCAGTGCTCCAGAGTCGTAATCGTGTGGAGATCTGAGAGGATGATGCACGAGACACTAGGGTACAGCCGCCTTGCTGGGTTGTGGAGTTGCGCTACTACACAGCTCGCTAGATGACGGAGAAAGGACTTTGCTTGGTTTGACATAGGACGCTCGGGAAGCCGTTGAGAGAGAGATTGTCAAGCAGTCTAGTTGAGAGCCGAGATGCTGCACTATCCTGCGAGCCCGCCGTACTGCTTGAACACTCTCTGAAAGTGACATTCATCGTAACTCACCTCAATCGCAATGTCACTTCTCTTCCAACCGCCACCACTTCGAATCGCTTCATGCTCAACTCCAAAACATGTCCTCTCATCTCCTCGCCCTACTCGGGACGTCGCTCGGTAAAGCAGCAGATTCCTTCGTCCACTACTTGACCAAGTCCTCATCTACGCCACGCCTACGCCACTACAGTATTCTGAAGTTAGCCAGTGCTCCCCTGCACTGGTCAGAGATCATTTGGACCCGATAGCTTTCCATGCCGGGCTTCGTACATAGTCTGACGCATGTTCAGGTTGCGCATTCCCTCCCGATAATCTCTTAGTGTATGCTGTGTTGGAGTTCGTAGGCTGCGATTCAGCACTTCTACTGCGTCGTTGTATAGGAGTCTTTGGCACTGTGAATGCCTTGGCGCTCGACGCTCTTAGAATTTCAACTTACGCGTGGCTGGTGGCGACGTGGGGTCATAGGACACGGGGCCAAATGTCTGACCAGGCTTTTTGAGGTTCAGGATCTGGTGCTGGAGCAATCTCTTTGCATCTGACCCAAGATCTGAATCTGTCTTTGCCGGACTGGGCACTTGCTGAATCTTTTCATGTTGTACGGCATGCTCAAGCTTGACAACATCCTTCACCGTGCATGAAAAGCAGCTGATACTTCGTGTTGTTGGACTGCCGTTCTGGTTTTGTGATGTAAGATAGTGATGATGGAAAAGGAAGTCGTGAAAGGAAGTCTTTGGCCTCGTCTCGGGGCTTCTTGGCCTCGTCTCGGGGCTTCTTGGCCGCGCTTTCCACCTTTCGCTTCTCCACGCAACTCGTCCTCCTCTTCCTGGCGCGACCAAATGCCGACATCCGCCTACGCACGTCTCAAGGCTGGATTGTTGTCAACTCAATGATGATGGAAGTAATGGCCTCAATGGTATATCTAGCCAAGCACGCGCCTTTGGTCTCAAATGGATCAGCCGGCTGAGGAGGCATCACCTCCCGCGAAGAAGCGACGGATCCCGAAGGCATGTTCAGCATGTCGCCGTTCGAAGCTCCGGTGCGACGAGAACCGGCCATGCAGTCGATGTGTGAGTACTGGGGTCGATTGTGTGTACATCGAAAGGCCCAAGGATCCAATTGCTGAACGATTCGAAAGGCTTGAGAGCACGATTTCCTACCTTCAAGGACGATTGGACTCTGCTCATGGACAGACATCGCCAGCGGCCAGTTACGTTTCTGGCCCATCTCAAGCAGACACGGCTCCGACACAGCAGCGCTCGAGCTTCTCGGTACCTGGCACGTTTACAGGCCTGTCGAGCTTCGCCATCAGGCACCCGCCGACGCTGGACCTTGTTGCAGCCGGCGTAGTGTCTGTGCAAGATGCCAGGTACTGGTTTGAGACCTTCTTTCTAGGGTGTGATCGCTTCATCCCGGCGTTCGATCCTGCCTTCGACACTTACGACAGCGTCAGGACACGGTCAAATGTTTTGTTCGACGCGATAGTTACTTACGGCTGCCGAGCAGCCACGGGTGTTCTATCGAAGCAGTATCAAGCATTATCGAGTCTCCTGCGACGGCGTACGTCTGATCTTGTCCTGCTCATGTCACAGGTCTCGCATGCCATGCCACGAATGGAGGACATACAGGCTCTTCTAGTGATTGCTTCGTTCTCTGAGAGTGGTGCAGTCTTGTCGGACGTTGCTTTGAAAGCTGCGGTGAATGCGGGACTTCCGGATCGCCTGGACGACCTCTTTGCGATGACAATCGCCAATAATCAGGACAGAGCGGGCGACATCGCCATGCTATTTCGGCAAGCTAGAGTCTGGTTTGCAGTGTTTGTCCTCGACCAAATACTGTCGCTCGACGGCGGTAAGCCACCAAGTGTCTATATACGGTCGTCGCCGCGCCGTATACGCGCCTTGATCAGTCACAGCCAACGGACGACAACAGATCTGCGCCTTTTTGCACAAGTCGAGCTGAACGCCATTCGGTCCTCTTTCTATAGCAGCGTCGCGAGCGGCTCGCCAGGAGCTACTGACCAAGTCCAAATCTCGCAAACAATGGCTGGCTCCTTGCTCGACCTCAGGATGTGGCTTTCCGAGTGGCACGCCATCGAGCTCAACGACACCACCATGACTACAGAGCATCCGGTCATGCTACTGAACCTCCAGATACAGCATGCGTGGGCTGTCCTCACTCTACATCTTCCAGCTTTGACAGCTTCTGGCGTGGAGAACATAGCGTTCATGACAGACGCCCAACGCAATATTGCAGTCGCGGCCAAAGCTGCTTCGGAACACCACCTGCAACTGCTGCTGACCAATGTAGAGATGCCAGGAAATGTTTCCACGAAGCCGTATGTGGCGAACCTCAAGTATGCTATGGAGTTTGTCTGGGCTAAGAATGCCTTCAGTGTGCTCATTGTCCTCAGGCTTGGAATACTGCTTGGTGACCACATCGACACGCTGGCACTACGACTGTCGGAAGCTCGCGCCTTTCTAGCAGAACTGGACAAAGCTGGCATGGGCACGAACATCAGTTATATACGGATCCTTTTGCAAACAGTGGAGAAGTGCGAGGTGAGTTTGCACAGCGCGCCTACTACTGGATGGATATACTTTGCTGACCACATTCAGCGCGCCATTCGACGCTGTGCACGACACGGCCAGGCACGCGAATCGACAGAGTCTAGCGACATAGACTTTCAGAGCTTCGTGCCCAAGGAGTTCACCCTCGAGTGGGACTTCCCAGGCTTGAATCTCTGCTACATTCCGTTCGACTGGCAAGATCTGTTTCTCGACTTCGGTGCTACTGCTTGAGCTACGTGCTGTCGCCAGGGCTATGCGGACACTAATATACATAGATAAAATCCTCATTCTTGAGGTCCGTCATGTCATCGAAGGCTTTGTCGCCGACACCAGCGCCCTGAACATCGTTTACAATTTCTCCCTTGGACTGCAGAGCATACTTGCTTTCCATTGACAGGTCTACAACGTTCGCGGACTTGCCGACACGCTCTCTGGCCTTTGCATGTCTCATGTTAAGAAATCGAATCCAGCCGACACCGACGGCAACGAGGATGATGATCAGGATGAACATTGCAAGGTTGCTCACAAGACCATCGGTGTACCTGGGTCTCTGGTCCATGCGGTAGAGGTTAGGACCAAGAATGTTTCCTGCCGAGGCGCCAATAAAGAGTATGCCGGTGGTGACCTTTCTTTTCGTGTCACCACCAGTATTCTGGCCAGACCAGCTGTAGATCAAAGGAGAGATCGCGGGATACACACTGGTGATATAGTACGCGAATAGAAGCACGCCTCGGTTGCCTGGTGTATGCTCGATCTTCAGCAGCAACGATACGCCAATGATAGGAGGTATGCACAAGACAGCCAGGATTGGTGACTTCGCCCTCCAGCGAGTCGCAGCCCAGGCGCCGCCCAGGGTGGCAACCAACTGCACTGCTCCGAACGGCATGTTGAAGAGGATTGTCGTGAAAGGGTCAAAGCCGAAAGATTGGACTATCAGAGGGCCGAAAGTGGTGATGCCACCACTCGGTATGGAAACAGCCGTCAGCATGGCGAACCAGATCCAGGTCTTTGGATCGAGGACGCACTCTTTGACGTGGTCCCAACGCCATACGCCAGATGACACACCCATCTGGTTCATTCGTAATCGTTCTACGGCCATAAGTTTGTCATCGCCCTTCAGGAAGCGGGCTGTCATTGGCGAGTCTGGCAGGAACAAGAAGACGACGACCGAGAAGGCCACAGTGAGCAGTCCACAGAACAGAAAGATGATCTGGAACGGTCGTAGCGTGTCCGACTTAATCTTGGCCAGGCCGTAGCTCAAGAGACTGCCAAAATGCTCTTTGTCAGTGAAAATAACCACCGAGACATGGCGAGAAACGTACGATATTGACGATGCCCAACATTGAGTACCAAGCTGCGTTGCGATTCGTCTGCTCACTCCTTCGATATCACATCTGGACAAGGGCGATGAAGGTTGGAGCGACAGACGCTTCGAACGATCCAAGGATAAATCGCGATGCCATCAAACCGCCGAAGTTCTTCGAGGCCGTCATACCGCATAGAGTCGCACCCCAACAGAACACCATCGCAGCGCAGAACTTCGCAAGAGGTAGCTTGACCAAGAAGTATGCAATGACCGGTTGCCATATCAATTGTGCGACGTAGACGATCGCGCCGGACCAGCTGTACTCCTGGCCTACCAGGTTCAGATCTTGAACGATGCCGAAGACTGAAGCATACGACAGCGCTGTCTTATCTGAAGACTGGAGGTAGTAGATTGCAAGGATAATGGGCAGGATGTGCCAATCGATCGTTCGCAGGATCCGTTTGTTCTCCTCTGGTGTTACAACGACGGAGTGTCCGGCTGCTTGCAGAAGTTGCGCTGCCTTGTCTTTTCTAGCAACATTGGTGTCAATCGCCTCGATAGTCTCGGCGTGGATGTCGTGAGGCTTGTATGTTCCGTGCGCGACCATCTCGACATCGGTCTCATCTCTGATATGAGCCATGATGGGCTTTGTTTCTTCCAACCAAATGGGATGATGGCGGAGTGTTCGCAGCAGGACTAAAGCGAACCAAACGAAGCAGCCGGACAGACAACGGTATGTCTATATCAGCACACCGATCCATGCCAATGCTCCACCATCCCCAGATACATCGCACGATACCCCGTGGAGAGCATGTGGTAGTAGCCGATCAATTGTCCCTTCCCCACCTTAAGCGACCACTTTCTCGGAGATGTGACCCTTGAACACCGAAGGATCCTGCCAATGCTCGGTTCTTGGCCCACTCGGAAGCTCCTCAGCAGAGCGGAaagcctataagggcaaCCAACCGATCATGCCTTCTTTCCTGCGTAGCGTCGCATTTCGGCTGGAAAGACTGATGATAGATCACTTGGCTGTAGAGCGGCAATTGCAGGTACTTGGGATGCTGTATCAATCCTGGACCTCAACGGGATATCGTCGTCCGATGATGTGTCGATCTGGTCCATATGCCCTATCGAGAAGTTTCTCAACACGCGAGTGAGCAGGAGCTCTCCATTGGCTCCACCAAAGTCCACCTAGCTTGAAGCGTTTGGTCTCACCACCACATTGAAGAAGCATAACTAGAGGTCGCTTCTCTTGCAACATTGGACTCTCGAAACTCGAGAAGAGTCTAATACGACTAACATCGTCAACACGGTCGTCGAGATGCCACAGCAAGAGTTCATACCCAAGTCGTATAGCTTGGAGCATGGACCTACATCGACTTCATCATCAGTCCATCTACGAAGCAACGAGAGGAACCAAGCAGTAGACTTCACCTTTGAGGCTATACGACCAGGTCTGTTCCGGACGACGTTCACTTCAGATACACATCCACTTCCACCCTTCCCAAGTGCGGCAAGACCGAAAGCTCATGCTACCACTTACGCCACGACCAAGTCTGGCGCGAATTCCAAGACTTTCACATACAATGATATTGAGGCAACAGTAGACTGGAGTGGCGTGCCTATCGTCTCTGTGGGATTCGCAGGCCAGCAGCCACTGCACACAGATTTGCCCAACCGCTCCTACGTTCTGGATGGGAGTGGTGTTGCTCACTATACCCGCTACTTTGGAGGCAGTCTTCATGTTGGGCTTGGGGAGAAGGCAGCTCCAATGGATCTGTCGAATCGGCACTTTACCTTATCGGCGACGGACTCGTTCGGCTATGATGTGCATCGAACTGATCCAATGTACAAGCACATTCCACTTCTCATTCGCGCAGGACCAGAAGGCGTGGTTGCGACTTTCTCGGCGTCTCACTCACGAGGACATTACTCTGTTGGCTCGGAGATGGACGGTATGTGGGGATTCTTCAAGGTGTATCGCCAGGACCATGGCGGATTGGAGCAGTACATTCTCATTGGCAAGACGCTCCAAGAAGTGATCACCATCTACGCAGACCTCGTTGGCTACCCGCTCCTAGTACCAAGATGGGCTTTCGGCTACCTTGGAGGTGGCATGAAATACTCCATGCTCGACGAGCCGCGTGCGAGCGACGCACTGCTGGAGTGGGCGAGCAAGCTCGAGAAGCACGACATCCCGTGTTCAGGCTTTCAGATGTCGTCGGGCTATACTGTTGCTGAAACGGAGCCAAAGACGAGGAATGTCTTTACCTGGAACAGACATCGTTTTCCCGATCCGAAGAGCTTCTGCGATGCGTTCCATGCAAAGGGAATCAGGTTGATTGCAAACATCAAGCCTTATATCCTGGGCAGCCACCCGGAATATGAGAAGCTTGTCAAAGCCGGAGCTTTGTTCAAGGACCTGAATACAGGCGGCTCGGGTATTGCTCGATTGTGGAGTGCTGGTGGTGGTGAGAGTGGTGAAGGTGGTCACATTGACTTTACATCAAAGGCTGGCTACGACTTCTGGTATAACGGCGTGAAGGAGTTGCGGCAAATCGGCATGGACTGCATGTGGAATGACAACAACGAGTACGTCGTGCCGGACGACACATGGCAGCTCTCCTTGGACCAGGAAAGTGTGAAGGACATCAAAGAGCCGCGTAGCGACCTTGGTCTATGGGGTCGTGCAATGCACACGGAACTCCATGGCAAAGCTTCGCATGATGCTCTGCTAGAGGTCCGGCCAGATGAGAGACCTTTCGTACTGACGCGGAGCGCCACCGCTGGCACAATGAAGTACTCCTGCAGCTCTTGGTCCGGCGACAACATCACGAGTTGGGACGGCATGCGTGGGGCCAATGCACTTTCGTTGACTGCTGGCATGTGCTTGATGCAGTGTTACGGCCACGATATCGGTGGATTCGAAGGACCTCAGCCCACGCCTGAACTCCTACTCCGCTGGATCCAGCTTGGGATTCACAGCCCTCGCTTCGCTATCAATTGCTACAAGACTGGTGATGATAATCTTGTGGGAGATGTCATCGAGCCGTGGATGTATCCCGAGATCATTCCCGAAGTGCGGAAAGCTATCCGACGATTGTACGAGCTGATCCCATACCGATACAGCTTGATGCTACAGAGCCATCTCACGGCTATGCCGCCTCAGCGCTGGGTCGGTTGGGGCTACGAGTCGGACCCAGAAGTCTGGACGAGCAGAGTACTCAAGGACGGCGAGCAGCAGTACTGGCTTGGCGATAGCTTGCTGGTTGGTGGCGTCTACGCACCTGGAGCCACCGAAGGCAAGATCTATGCACCCAAGCGCAGCGCTTCAGACCCCGGCTTTCTCAACCTCAGTGCGCCGTACCAATATCTTCCAGCAGGACAGTGGCATGCCATTGCCTCGCCTTGGAAGAACAGCATACCGCTCCTTGCGAAGATTGGTGGTGCGATACCTGTTGGTAAGAACAAGCAAGTGGTGGCTTCTGGGGATAAAATCAATGAGGCGAAGCTTCCTGCTGATGACTGGCGTGGCCTTGAGATCTTCCCTGCGCCGGAGCATTTGGCGGATGGGACTGTGTTCAGCAATATCTGGCTCGAGGATGATGGCATCTCGCCACCTCCGGCTCGGATTGCGAAGTTCACCCTCAGCTACGCAGCCTCCGCTACCGAGGTCCGAGTGAGCTTCGAGATAGAGACTGGCGTTTTCCTCCCGCCATGGGTTGAGAACGGTCTGACGATCATCCTGCCGGTTGGAGACTCAAGACCGGTCATAAGCAGCAACGGCCGCGCCATCATCGAAGCCCGCCGACAAGACGAGACAGGTCGTCGCCGCTACCACATTCTTGGCGAGGACCAAAGCATCAAAGGCAGATTGTAAACCTGAAAACCCGGGCATCCGATAAATTCAGGTCTTCACATGCAGCGCGGCCGCTCCCGTACTAGCCTATATATACATGTTCAAGATGAAGCTTACCAATCAAGTAAACAGTCTGAATTGTTGGCATAACCCGCAGTGAACGCTCTGCGCAAACAAGACCATAGCGACAAAATCTCCCGCCATAAGCATAGGAGATTAGGTTATCCAGTATTTCAGCAGCTTGTCATTACAAGTTGATGTTTCTTGACCCCATCTGATTCGGTTCAGGTGGGGTTTCTTTTGCTGTTCTGGGGTTGGGAGGTCGAGTCCTGGGTTGGAGGCAGCTTTTTGCTATCGTGATAATGGACATATGACGAGACGCTATTCACGAGAGTGCAAGCTTTTTGCATCCGTACCTCGAGACCTCAGGTGGGATCTCTTTGCGCCTTGCTGTAACTCTGAAGACTCATGTTCGTGCAGCATGGTCGGCGCTGTGGCTGATATCAGGCATCAGATTTTCTTTCAGCATTACCGGAGCTGTCGAGTATAGATAGTGCGAAGTGCGACGTTCGCTGCTGTGACATTATGAGCTTTGCTCGAGATGAACGCCTCGAGGAAACTTTCTCTTTCACATGCCGCGCAAGGACCCCACCGCCGTTCCTCCTTCTCGTGCGTCCGCTACTGGTGATACACTTCTACAAAAAGCACCTCCAGACCTTCCCTGCAACACCAACATCTAGGACCCGACCACCCGCCTCATCACAACAAGACACCACCACCATGATGGCAAACCCAAACACCATCATCATCACCTCCGACGAAGTCCTCAACCTCCACGGCATCCCGCAGAACTGCAAGACCATCCGCAACGCTACCACCACCACCATCACCTGCCCCAGCCCCATCAACTCCTTCAACATCTTCACCCACGCCCACACCAAGGACCCACCCGCCACCACCTCACACCCCCTGGTACGTCAACTGTGCACTCGACCTCTCCACCCTCCTCCTACTTCATAACCTACTAACAGAAACGCACCAGACCCTCGACTCCTCCACCTTACTCTCTGGGATGCTAGTCGGCCTGCTTGTCATCTTCGGCATCGCAGATCTCGCGCGGCGCGTTCAGGAGTTCGTCGAGAAGGACGATGACGATTAGTTACAATAGATCTGGCGAGGAGTAGTCGCATAAGCGGCAAAGCTGTTCTCGACAAAGATATTGGTATAGGTCAGGATTATGGCGGCGGAGGGGGGTGGGGGTGGAGAGTGGAGCCTGGGCTGAGCACTTCACTGATATTCGGATGGATGGAGTGTCTACGGATTGAATGGCGTGCGGTGTGAGTACAAAGGCGCCAGCGTATCGACTTCTCTTTGCTTTGGAGGACGCCACATTACTAAGAGGTGCTGCGGAGATCGTGGAAGGCACCCACGTAAATGGGGTGGCGACACTCATTTCGTCAGCTACACTTCCCTCTCGGACGGGTTGTACAAGCACAGATTTCCAAATCTTCCGCAGAAGTCCACAGAACAAACAAACAAGAAGATCTCATAAAACATCATCCAATCCTAAATCCCCTAGAATCTCTCTATCCCGAAATTTGACCCTGGGTATCAAATCACATCCAAATCCCCTGTTCCATTACATCTCTCCCCAACTTATCATCAAATAACAAAAGCCCCCACCATAAAAGCCGCACTCATCGCCACAAAAACACTTACCTCCCACTCCCTGCTTGCACTACTCGTCACCTTCAACACATTCTCCTCTCCCAGCTTATACGGCGGAGTATAATCCCCCGGCGGGCTCGAATCGACCCTTCCATCCCAGCAGTACCTCGAGAAGCACTGGGTGCAAACTTCTGGCACGTCCGTGTTCGTCCTGCCGAAACTGCGGCTGAGGATGGCGCAGCCGACGCAGGCAGGCCATTCCGCATCGAGGGAGGAGTTGCCTTGGGTGGCGAGGTTGTAGCCGTTGAGGATCATGGCGTTGCGCTCGGTGTCGTTGTAGTCCATTTTGTAGGTGCTGGTGTTGGAGAAGTAGACGTACGGGGCGTTGGGCATGTACACAACGAGTGGTGCCTGGCCGGAGATATTAGCGGCGTCGCA contains the following coding sequences:
- a CDS encoding Alpha-glucosidase 2 → MPQQEFIPKSYSLEHGPTSTSSSVHLRSNERNQAVDFTFEAIRPGLFRTTFTSDTHPLPPFPSAARPKAHATTYATTKSGANSKTFTYNDIEATVDWSGVPIVSVGFAGQQPLHTDLPNRSYVLDGSGVAHYTRYFGGSLHVGLGEKAAPMDLSNRHFTLSATDSFGYDVHRTDPMYKHIPLLIRAGPEGVVATFSASHSRGHYSVGSEMDGMWGFFKVYRQDHGGLEQYILIGKTLQEVITIYADLVGYPLLVPRWAFGYLGGGMKYSMLDEPRASDALLEWASKLEKHDIPCSGFQMSSGYTVAETEPKTRNVFTWNRHRFPDPKSFCDAFHAKGIRLIANIKPYILGSHPEYEKLVKAGALFKDLNTGGSGIARLWSAGGGESGEGGHIDFTSKAGYDFWYNGVKELRQIGMDCMWNDNNEYVVPDDTWQLSLDQESVKDIKEPRSDLGLWGRAMHTELHGKASHDALLEVRPDERPFVLTRSATAGTMKYSCSSWSGDNITSWDGMRGANALSLTAGMCLMQCYGHDIGGFEGPQPTPELLLRWIQLGIHSPRFAINCYKTGDDNLVGDVIEPWMYPEIIPEVRKAIRRLYELIPYRYSLMLQSHLTAMPPQRWVGWGYESDPEVWTSRVLKDGEQQYWLGDSLLVGGVYAPGATEGKIYAPKRSASDPGFLNLSAPYQYLPAGQWHAIASPWKNSIPLLAKIGGAIPVGKNKQVVASGDKINEAKLPADDWRGLEIFPAPEHLADGTVFSNIWLEDDGISPPPARIAKFTLSYAASATEVRVSFEIETGVFLPPWVENGLTIILPVGDSRPVISSNGRAIIEARRQDETGRRRYHILGEDQSIKGRL